Proteins from one Naumovozyma castellii chromosome 3, complete genome genomic window:
- the NCAS0C00230 gene encoding uncharacterized protein: MNREKSADLSKTSDAPYNELDAKNLRNFYKVQNACAQLRESIKVIYENGLSSDQLNTMAKHGNDLEKSIANSPAMSVASCLNQVRPTLDIKNIFDHYKFENNSSPVDPYVHYPVCSDQNLENLAFIHRSLPNMNVKLTELQKTVMSNERLEFLGDSWLGALVAYIIYKKYPYANEGALSKMKEAIVNNNNLEKICEKLGFKERLKENIPRSSMKIKDRLTKNYADCVEAYIGALVIDRFSTEFNDVALWLEELSEEHFIELGPMMVKEPLNKNAKGELGAFLQFNNIGAKISYKRLNDKSPFKVEVRLGNNLLGIGDGSNVREAEQRAAMEALAQPKLIQKYSLHDIELERGMIEEADNVPQLLKSAEIPNQTPQSHHSITEEIDEEEGLTFPHSNPFLKGTPPAVLPEIVTNQIPQASADHQEQNVPDTDKIVNDVMERMSKILSVMVSEAVSNALGRPAPKNAPIPIPVTTPVSPLATSPVSVSVPAPAPAVAVTPSVVNNPPQPKMVTQPVSTNLNKTPEVALLNSVYDKEASGRLYALLGKYKLYPEYNTEQLGMTDFYTVCFIKGVGVEIGKGHGRSKKISQHKSAEDALNGKALKEYLRHCNNL, from the coding sequence ATGAATAGAGAAAAAAGCGCCGATCTAAGTAAAACATCAGATGCTCCATACAATGAACTCGATGccaaaaatttaagaaatttctATAAGGTTCAAAATGCATGTGCGCAATTGAGGGAATCCATAAAAGTAATTTACGAAAACGGGTTATCATCCGATCAATTGAATACTATGGCGAAACATGGGAACGACCTAGAAAAATCTATTGCAAACAGTCCTGCTATGTCCGTAGCAAGTTGCTTGAACCAAGTTAGACCCACCCTAGACATCAAGAATATCTTTGATCattataaatttgaaaataattcatcaccAGTTGATCCTTATGTCCATTATCCCGTATGTTCTGatcaaaatttggaaaatttggCTTTCATTCATAGATCTTTGCCGAATATGAATGTCAAATTGACTGAATTGCAAAAGACCGTAATGAGTAATGAACGTTTGGAATTTTTAGGTGATAGTTGGCTTGGCGCCTTAGTGGCgtatattatttataagAAATATCCTTATGCTAATGAAGGTGCCTTATCAAAGATGAAGGAAGCTATCGttaacaacaacaatttggaaaagatcTGTGAAAAACTTGGctttaaagaaagattaaaggaaaatattccacgttcttcaatgaaaatCAAAGATAGATTAACCAAGAATTACGCAGACTGTGTGGAAGCCTACATTGGCGCATTGGTTATTGATAGATTTTCAACAGAATTTAATGATGTTGCTCTTTGGCTTGAAGAACTATCTGAGGAACATTTCATTGAACTAGGACCTATGATGGTCAAAGAGCCTTTAAACAAAAATGCAAAGGGTGAACTAGGTGCGTTCTtacaatttaataatattggaGCCAAAATATCATATAAAAGATTGAATGATAAATCTCCGTTTAAGGTAGAAGTAAGATTGGGGAATAATTTGTTAGGTATTGGAGATGGTTCAAATGTGAGAGAAGCTGAACAGAGAGCCGCTATGGAAGCACTTGCTCAACcgaaattgattcaaaaatattctcTACATGATATTGAACTAGAAAGAGGCATGATTGAAGAAGCAGATAATGTTCCCCAATTACTCAAAAGTGCGGAAATTCCCAATCAAACACCACAAAGTCATCATTCTATCacagaagaaattgatgaagaagaaggtcTTACATTCCCCCATTCGaatccatttttgaaaggTACACCACCAGCAGTTTTACCTGAAATTGTAACTAATCAAATTCCACAGGCTTCTGCGGATCatcaagaacaaaatgTGCCTGACACTGATAAAATTGTGAATGATGTTATGGAACGTATGAGTAAGATACTGTCGGTGATGGTTTCTGAGGCTGTTTCAAATGCACTTGGTAGACCAGCTCCAAAAAATGCACCTATCCCTATCCCAGTAACAACCCCAGTCTCACCGCTAGCAACATCCCCAGTCTCAGTCTCAGTCCCAGCGCCAGCTCCAGCCGTAGCTGTCACCCCATCAGTTGTGAATAATCCACCACAACCCAAAATGGTCACACAACCGGTAAGCACAAACCTAAATAAAACGCCTGAAGTTGCACTTTTAAATTCTGTGTATGATAAAGAAGCCTCAGGGAGACTTTATGCATTGTTAGGTAAATATAAATTGTATCCAGAATATAATACCGAGCAACTAGGAATGACAGATTTTTATACGGTATGCTTTATAAAGGGTGTTGGTGTAGAAATTGGTAAAGGCCATGGTAGAAGTAAAAAGATATCCCAACATAAATCTGCAGAAGATGCTTTGAATGGAAAAGCACTGAAGGAATACTTGAGGCATTGCAACAATCTgtga
- the VPS9 gene encoding guanine nucleotide exchange factor VPS9 (ancestral locus Anc_8.876), producing MSSQKEILKEFDPLSTNNKDNIQLAGYDSKGAPDTIETVNHLPFQTKEVQDGEEEEEPFFDFQLFVKELQDNRSEPLVKYIKSFLHNFVTQKSSWTADEQTKLVADFRTFIYGKLALFEPFKSMDGAKLHNAQEGLEKLIMGKLYTRCFSPYLLKRLGSIENLDDGHRKDIEDDYKLKQKIDEFRFIEPDYLDISIGNENKLMKFVKLSGSELNKINNFKAPRDKVVCLLNSCKVIFGYLKHYDTDKENGADSFIPLLIYTLLKGSIASLISNIRYIERFRLEAFIRGEEEYYISSIEAAIGFIINLDVRKLSIKNYQAYNKMYHENKVKLTEEEHELKRGRIKSENDQTSGTPNGNAAMDLKKHPFDEVTNSMFSMINDFFAAPEQSNQPTTLVDTRTKTSAQVTNATNNSTTPVDTEDISHLVQRMEENENQETLDTLQSMFPGMDKELIEDVCIAKKYRIGPCVDILLTLSD from the coding sequence atgagCAGTCAAAAGGAGATATTAAAAGAGTTCGACCCGTTAAGTACGAATAACAAAGATAACATACAACTTGCGGGATATGACTCCAAAGGAGCCCCCGATACCATAGAAACAGTAAATCACCTTCCATTCCAAACCAAGGAAGTACAAGATGgtgaggaagaagaagaaccattttttgattttcaattgtttgTTAAGGAATTACAGGACAATCGTTCCGAGCCTTTGGTCAAGTATATTAAGTCATTTTTGCATAACTTTGTCACACAAAAATCCTCATGGACAGCAGATGAACAAACTAAGCTGGTTGCTGATTTTAGGACATTTATTTATGGAAAGCTAGCTTTATTCGAACCATTCAAGTCAATGGATGGTGCGAAATTGCACAATGCACAAGAAGGtttagaaaaattaataatgggTAAGCTATATACAAGGTGTTTTTCACcttatttattgaagagGTTAGGttccattgaaaatttggatgATGGACATAGAAAGGATATAGAAGATGATTACAAATTAAAGcaaaaaattgatgagTTCAGGTTTATCGAACCAGACTATTTAGACATTTCTATTGGAAATGAGAACAAGTTGATGAAATTCGTTAAGTTATCTGGCTCTGAGTTGAACAagattaataatttcaaagccCCTCGTGATAAAGTGGTTTGCTTGTTAAATTCATGTAAAGTAATTTTTGGATATCTGAAACATTATGATACtgataaagaaaatggtgCGGATAGTTTTATACCCTTATTAATCTATACACTTCTGAAAGGTTCAATtgcttctttaatttcGAATATAAGGTacattgaaagatttagatTAGAGGCATTTATTAGAGGcgaagaagaatattataTCAGTAGTATCGAGGCTGCAATTGGgttcatcattaatttaGATGTGAGGAAATTAAGTATAAAGAATTACCAAGCATATAACAAAATGTATCATGAGAATAAGGTAAAATTGACTGAAGAGGAACACGAACTGAAAAGGGGACGTATAAAATCGGAAAATGATCAAACTAGTGGCACTCCTAACGGTAATGCTGCTatggatttgaagaaacatccatttgatgaagtaacaaattcaatgttttcaatGATCAATGACTTTTTCGCAGCACCTGAGCAATCTAACCAGCCAACCACTTTAGTCGATACTAGGACGAAAACATCTGCTCAAGTCACAAATGCTACCAACAACTCAACAACACCAGTTGATACTGAAGATATTAGTCATCTAGTTCAAAGAATggaggaaaatgaaaatcaAGAAACTTTGGATACTTTACAGAGCATGTTCCCTGGTATGGATAAAGAGCTCATAGAAGATGTCTGCATTGCCAAAAAGTATAGAATTGGTCCATGCGTAGATATTCTGCTAACGTTATCAGATTAA
- the ARG81 gene encoding Arg81p (ancestral locus Anc_8.879) — protein MRKSAKTQTKRPRRAKTFTGCWTCRSRKVKCDLRRPGCVRCDKSGLECGGYDIKLRWSKLVKFDPYGVQLPPSPNGNSASNEEPQYQRRNIDFVKYKEEYIFHEDMDDELSILHAPPTEKIADGKTWIIKKFGVFRGTDKIDKQYAPRKKRRKPAPSTVSKRKTLKTGNKLSAKESAGKPINIEDSPSKPMSNHQSPVNNIPSFVDFDLAMNNVPSYEWISSELRDDVLLSAFAIQGASINDVPDSTTSAKTSINQGTVSTGLFSNIPIDGTNSIGDDTQTSPNNDYTIQNALNLLFHNKQTPTSPSTSKGMVKTLLDAPQSDSHMPRTIMEIINPSPLELEIFEALNKLNLSWNIPASGVNVHGIGKFLLNYYLENVADLMTVVPLSRNPWKKLYFPRALQALGDLVGLGYTTNSRNSLLNALLAVSCFNLKSKFEKNSKEYNYFLNLGIELRKQASNFLNICLNSTVTVEKYKDVLTAILSMNSIDVVWGTMEDCQRHLTICEDFVEKRMNSRPHISGKARTLHRIFSFLKLIQDSTALDKVRDKEIVIYGKKDKPDKNKVADPFVKDTSNNGGQFRESLNKLNGKIQIEYIRNDDSNDNNEQSASSSPPMFANIASESYYKPGQKSESDYDILSTDALYGLPNSLILLFSDCVRIVRHNEYYNIKYLAVPREFTEICLNFEKRLLKWKPEWAFYKENTDEFIDDTIEGVYHHTMSFYYGLVIYYFSMAKHLNNQFLQSYVEKVLLHLNKLTDLIDHKSVKIVPLMWQGFIAGCSSNMQDLQQEFRKWAAKLAESGMGSYWGARQVMFEVWRRRMNDEPNDNWYSVYKDWQMNLMLS, from the coding sequence ATGCGGAAATCGGCAAAGACACAGACAAAGAGGCCAAGAAGAGCCAAGACCTTCACCGGATGTTGGACCTGTAGATCCAGAAAGGTTAAGTGTGATCTTCGGCGGCCTGGTTGTGTCAGATGTGACAAGTCTGGATTGGAATGTGGTGGATACGATATTAAGTTGAGATGGTCTAAATTAGTCAAGTTTGATCCATATGGCGTACAATTACCTCCTTCGCCAAATGGAAATTCTGCTAGTAATGAAGAACCTCAGTACCAACGACGGAATATAGATTTCGTAAAGTATAAGGAAGAGTATATCTTCCACGAGGATATGGACGATGAGTTGTCTATCCTACACGCACCTCCAACAGAAAAGATAGCTGATGGGAAAACATGGatcattaagaaattcGGAGTGTTTAGAGGTACTGATAAGATAGATAAACAATATGCACCCAGAAAGAAGAGGCGAAAGCCCGCTCCCTCCACAGTCTCTAAGAGAAAAACTTTGAAGACTGGTAATAAGCTGTCTGCAAAGGAATCTGCGGGTAAACCAATAAATATAGAAGATTCGCCTTCGAAACCTATGAGCAATCATCAATCGCctgtaaataatattcctagttttgttgattttgatttagCTATGAATAATGTCCCAAGTTATGAGTGGATTTCTAGTGAACTTAGAGATGATGTTCTTCTCTCTGCCTTTGCCATACAAGGTGCATCCATAAATGATGTGCCCGATTCAACTACATCGGCAAAAACATCCATTAACCAAGGAACTGTTTCCACTGGGTTATTTTCTAATATTCCGATAGATGGCACTAATAGTATTGGTGATGACACACAAACGTCTCCAAATAATGATTACACCATTCAAAATGCATTAAACTTACTATTCCATAATAAACAAACTCCAACATCTCCGTCAACTTCAAAAGGTATGGTGAAAACCCTTCTTGATGCTCCACAAAGTGATTCTCATATGCCAAGAACAATCATGGAAATTATTAACCCTAGCCCGTTAGAGCTGGAGATATTCGAGgcattaaataaattgaatttgtcTTGGAACATTCCTGCATCCGGTGTTAATGTTCATGGGATTGGTAAATTTCTATTGAATTActatttggaaaatgtgGCAGATTTAATGACAGTAGTCCCACTTTCTAGAAATCCATGGaagaaactttattttccaagGGCTTTACAAGCATTAGGCGATCTCGTAGGTTTAGGATATACAACCAATTCACGAAACTCTTTACTAAATGCATTACTGGCCGTATCCTGCtttaatttgaaaagtaagtttgaaaaaaattcaaaagaatataattattttttaaactTAGGTATCGAATTAAGAAAGCAAGCATCCAACTTTTTAAACATATGTTTAAATTCCACAGTTACCGTTGAGAAATATAAGGATGTACTAACCGCAATTTTATCAATGAATTCTATAGATGTGGTTTGGGGTACAATGGAGGACTGTCAACGTCATTTAACTATATGCGAAGACTTCGTCgaaaaaagaatgaattCAAGACCTCACATCTCAGGTAAGGCGAGAACGTTACATCGtatcttttcatttttaaaattgattcaagatAGTACTGCACTTGATAAAGTAAGAGATAAGGAAATCGTCATATATGGGAAGAAAGATAAGCCtgataaaaataaagtcGCAGATCCATTTGTAAAGGATACAAGTAATAATGGAGGGCAATTCCGTGAATCgttaaacaaattaaatgggaaaatccaaatagaatatattaggaatgatgattccaatgataataatgaacaaaGTGCAAGTTCCTCTCCACCAATGTTTGCCAATATAGCAAGTGAAAGTTATTATAAACCAGGCCAAAAATCAGAATCAGACTACGATATCCTAAGTACAGATGCCCTATATGGGTTaccaaattcattaatattgTTGTTCTCCGACTGTGTAAGAATCGTAAGACACAACGAGtattataatattaaatatctGGCTGTTCCTCGGGAATTCACTGAAATATGTttaaattttgagaaaagattattgaagTGGAAGCCAGAATGGGCATTctataaagaaaatactGATGAGTTTATCGATGATACCATTGAAGGTGTTTACCACCATACCATGAGTTTTTATTATGGACTAgtaatttattatttctcAATGGCCAAGCATTTGAATAACCAATTTTTGCAATCATATGTCGAGAAGGTATTACTGCATTTGAATAAGTTGACAGATTTGATAGATCATAAGTCAGTTAAAATAGTTCCTCTGATGTGGCAAGGTTTCATTGCGGGTTGTTCAAGTAACATGCAAGATCTTCAACAAGAATTTAGAAAATGGGCAGCAAAACTAGCTGAATCTGGTATGGGATCATATTGGGGGGCTAGGCAAGTTATGTTTGAAGtttggagaagaagaatgaatGACGAGCCAAATGATAATTGGTATTCTGTTTACAAAGACTGGCAAATGAACTTAATGTTATCATGA
- the RAD10 gene encoding DNA repair protein RAD10 (ancestral locus Anc_8.874): MNNTDPTSFQSILAGVKKLREKKGGEVINENKERPPQAETTTETSKEPVNVINAFNQQRIPINTTSNTDTKDASRKRPFSGNKHGKTVLVNTTQKENPLLNHLKNTNWRYISSTGGNKIYYDYFIRERAVLFLTLTYHKLYADYITRRMHPLSQNENNILIFVVDDKNSEDTLRDITKMCMFNGFTLLVAFNFEQAANYIRYLND; this comes from the coding sequence ATGAATAACACAGACCCTACATCATTTCAAAGTATTCTAGCAGGAGTTAAAAAACTTAGAGAGAAAAAGGGAGGTGAAGTGATAAATGAGAATAAGGAACGTCCTCCTCAAGCTGAAACAACAACTGAAACGAGTAAGGAACCGGTGAATGTGATTAATGCCTTCAATCAACAGAGGATACCAATCAATACTACATCGAATACAGACACAAAAGATGCCTCAAGAAAGAGACCATTTAGTGGAAATAAGCATGGAAAAACCGTTTTAGTGAATACAACGCAAAAAGAAAATCCACtattaaatcatttaaagaatacaAACTGGCGGTATATATCCTCGACAGGtggaaataaaatatattatgaTTACTTTATAAGAGAAAGGGCGGTACTATTCCTTACCTTAACTTATCACAAATTATATGCTGATTATATTACAAGACGTATGCATCCCCTTTCCCAAAATGAGAACAacattttaatatttgtCGTAGATGATAAGAATTCAGAAGATACGCTGAGAGACATTACTAAAATGTGTATGTTCAATGGATTTACTCTACTTGTAGCGTTTAATTTTGAACAAGCAGCCAACTACATTAGATATTTAAACGATTAG
- the NCAS0C00210 gene encoding endoplasmic reticulum oxidoreductin family protein (ancestral locus Anc_8.877) translates to MKGFIPVLISLLPAAQSLRDETVSGSHFCQIDKGETVSSICNITFNEINEINTYIRSDLEKLISSDFFKYFKIDLRKECTFWDNKDGLCFSPGCAVDPIDDWAKVPMYWQPDILGSITNNTTEDIDIHDDECSFLDELCAEEKRLPEIPECNYCDVNDFENSNCVLVDLSKNRERFTGYGGNQSREIWSSIYNENCFSFGEVGKSLAKDTFYRLISGFHASIGTHVAFEHLNLEEEDWGPYLEGFMEKVGNFPERVTNIYFNYAVVAKTLLKIQPYLKNIEFCNEYNEDVKRNIMNIVSQLDSTIFNEDLLFENEISSVLKDDFKNRFRNVTKIMDCVQCERCKLWGKLQAVGYATCLKILFELNEGDEISKQDIVDKLTKYELVALLNTFNLLSETIEYVNDFETIYNKQALYGGENQMVSFFKKHNFFKLLKAGTKNMEQKIKEFKDLNVPPEGIVEEKKAAIHSQWENVWDVNVGTFVEGLDFIERKYFTLVRQIKDWFQWLLNRVRH, encoded by the coding sequence ATGAAAGGTTTTATTCCTGTTTTGATTTCACTATTGCCCGCTGCTCAAAGCCTAAGAGACGAAACAGTATCCGGATCTCACTTCTGCCAAATTGATAAAGGTGAAACAGTTAGTTCAATTTGTAACATCAcattcaatgaaataaatgaaatcaaTACTTATATTAGAAGTGACTTGGAGAAATTAATAAGTTcagatttcttcaaatactTTAAAATTGACCTTCGTAAAGAATGTACATTTTGGGACAATAAAGACGGATTGTGTTTTAGCCCAGGGTGTGCAGTTGACCCCATTGATGATTGGGCCAAGGTACCAATGTATTGGCAACCAGATATTTTGGGTAGCATTACTAACAATACAAcagaagatattgatatCCATGATGATGAATGCTCATTTTTGGATGAACTTTGTGCAGAGGAAAAGAGATTACCAGAAATTCCTGAATGCAATTATTGTGATGTGAATGACTTTGAAAATTCTAATTGTGTTTTGGTTGACCTTTCTAAGAACCGTGAAAGATTTACTGGATATGGTGGTAATCAGTCACGAGAAATATGGTCCAgtatatataatgaaaattgtttttcttttggaGAAGTTGGGAAATCGTTAGCTAAGGATACATTTTACCGGTTGATTTCAGGATTCCATGCTTCCATCGGCACACATGTTGCATTTGAgcatttaaatttggaagaggaagattgGGGGCCTTATTTGGAGGGGTTCATGGAAAAAGTGGGGAATTTTCCTGAGAGAGTTACAAAcatttatttcaattatGCTGTTGTAGCAAAgacattattaaaaatCCAGccttatttgaaaaatattgaattttgtaATGAATACAATGAAGATGTCAAAAGGAATATTATGAACATTGTATCACAATTAGACAGCACAatttttaatgaagatttgttatttgaaaatgaaataagCTCCGTTTTGAAGGACGATTTTAAAAACCGTTTCAGAAATGTTACCAAGATAATGGATTGTGTTCAATGTGAAAGATGTAAATTATGGGGGAAACTTCAAGCGGTGGGGTATGCCACCtgtttgaaaatattatttgaattgaacGAAGGCGATGAGATCTCAAAGCAAGATATAGTGGATAAATTAACCAAATATGAGCTGGTGGCTTTACTCAATACATTTAATCTTCTCTCTGAAACAATCGAGTATGTTAATGACTTTGAAACGATATATAATAAACAGGCATTATATGGCGGCGAAAACCAAATGGTATCCTTTTTCAAGAAAcacaatttcttcaaacttTTAAAGGCCGGGACAAAAAATATGGAGCAAAAAATCAAAGAGTTTAAAGATCTTAATGTTCCACCAGAGGGAATAGTAGAGGAAAAGAAGGCTGCCATTCATAGTCAATGGGAAAATGTGTGGGATGTTAATGTTGGCACCTTTGTGGAAGGTCTCGACTTCATTGAAAGAAAGTATTTCACCCTTGTCAGACAGATTAAGGATTGGTTCCAGTGGTTATTAAACAGAGTGCGCCATTAA
- the GIM5 gene encoding Gim5p (ancestral locus Anc_8.873), with protein MSSQKIDLTQLGPEQLAAVKQQFDEELQHFTQSLQALNIAKNKFTDCITDIKSIANPKNENQKLLIPASASLYVPGKIKDNQQFMVDIGTGYYVEKNEKDAIAFYQKKIDKLNKESGQIQTIIKDKTQSSLAIEQQLRLAAIRQHEQSANEQKTEKN; from the exons ATGTCGTCTCAAAAAA TCGATTTAACCCAGTTGGGACCTGAGCAATTAGCTGCTGTGAAACAACAATTCGATGAAGAATTGCAACATTTCACGCAGTCCTTACAAGCATTGAATATAgctaaaaataaatttacaGATTGTATCACCGATATCAAGTCTATAGCCAACCCAAAGAACGAGAATCAAAAATTGTTGATACCGGCTTCAGCATCTCTTTACGTACCAGGAAAAATCAAAGATAACCAACAATTTATGGTCGATATAGGTACAGGTTATTATGtggaaaagaatgaaaaggaTGCCATTGCTTTCTAtcagaagaaaattgataaaCTAAACAAAGAATCGGGACAGATACAAaccattattaaagataaaACACAGTCTTCTTTGGCTATTGAACAGCAATTACGTTTAGCTGCAATCAGACAGCATGAACAGAGTGCCAACGAACAGAAAACAGAGAAAAATTAG
- the NCAS0C00190 gene encoding putative asparagine synthase (ancestral locus Anc_8.875): protein MCGILLHHAGDDDLYHLKEQFLEFPEGSLSSKRCSDGSPIFNSIIPYISARGPNYSSLRVSKKYKTAWYSSVLSLRQPFTCQSIEIEERYVLQFNGELYNHEIVHNDTQYIVGLLKESAPSIPAIIKKLNGEFAYSIYDIQNGTFYFGRDTVGKRSLSYFLDENTGEFYLASVTGSQPNFIDCTAGIIYQYSTRSKKLNSDLSISSPYEIATTMDQQLTKLPNCIDGLFEHLNKAVHRRIVSIHPAHIENSPISILFSGGLDCSVIAALICKQLSNIKKEKKPILELLNVGFENPRTGMLPKDVPDRKLALSSSEILKNLYPDVTIKLVNIDVSYEEYLEYRPKVIDLMFPKQTEMDLSIAISFFFAAKGSGYTISKDGIKEKYQRKGIVLFSGLGADELYGGYHKFANKSPDDLAIELTRQINNIYDRNLNRDDKVIANNGVEVRYPFLDEEVIKFSTMEIPINYKVNKMILRKIASEKLNLATISDEPKRAIQFGAKSAKMTKDGNKHGTDILTS, encoded by the coding sequence ATGTGTGGCATCCTTCTCCATCATGCTGGTGATGACGACTTATACCATTTAAAGGAGCAGTTCCTGGAATTTCCTGAGGGATCTCTTAGCTCAAAGAGATGTTCAGATGGAAGCCCCATCTTCAACTCAATCATACCGTACATCTCTGCCAGAGGTCCCAATTATTCTTCCCTTAGAGTATccaaaaaatataagaCAGCGTGGTACTCATCTGTGTTATCATTAAGACAACCTTTTACCTGCCAAAGTATCGAAATAGAAGAGAGATATGTCTTACAGTTCAATGGAGAGTTATATAACCATGAGATTGTGCATAATGATACCCAATATATCGTCGGTTTATTGAAGGAGTCAGCACCATCAATTCCAGCCataattaagaaattaaatggTGAATTTGCTTACTCTATTTATGATATACAAAATGGTACTTTCTATTTTGGTAGGGACACGGTTGGTAAGAGAAGCTTAAGTTACTTCCTAGATGAAAATACCGGTGAATTTTATTTGGCAAGTGTTACAGGATCACAACCCAACTTCATAGACTGTACTGCTGGAATTATATACCAATATTCTACTCGAAgcaaaaaattaaattcagATCTTTCTATTTCATCTCCATATGAGATAGCGACTACCATGGACCAACAACTAACCAAGTTACCAAATTGTATTGATGGATTGTTTGAACACTTAAACAAAGCCGTGCATCGTagaattgtttcaattcatccaGCGCATATAGAAAACTCTCCAATCTCTATTCTATTCTCAGGTGGGTTAGATTGCTCTGTCATTGCTGCACTTATATGCAAACAATTAAGTAACATcaaaaaagagaaaaaacCTATTCTAGAGTTATTAAATGTGGGCTTTGAAAATCCAAGAACTGGAATGTTACCCAAGGATGTGCCTGATAGAAAGTTAGCATTATCCAGCAGTGAAATACTGAAAAATCTTTACCCAGATGTCACTATTAAATTAGTGAATATTGACGTCTCATACGAGGAATATTTAGAATATAGACCTAAAGTTATCGATTTAATGTTTCCAAAGCAAACTGAAATGGATTTGTCAATTGCCATCTCATTCTTTTTTGCAGCAAAGGGTTCCGGTTATACAATATCTAAAGATGgcattaaagaaaaatatcaaaGGAAGGGTATTGTCTTGTTCAGTGGCCTTGGTGCAGATGAATTATATGGAGGTTATCATAAATTTGCTAATAAATCACCAGATGACTTAGCAATTGAGCTAACTAGACAAATAAACAACATCTATGATCGTAATTTGAATCGTGATGACAAAGTTATTGCAAATAATGGTGTAGAGGTGCGATACCCATTTTTAGATGAAGAggttattaaattttccacTATGGAAATCCCTATTAACTATAAGGTTAATAAAATGATTCTCAGAAAAATTGCCTCAGAAAAGCTGAATCTCGCTACTATTAGTGATGAACCTAAAAGAGCTATCCAATTTGGTGCTAAGAGTGCTAAGATGACCAAGGACGGTAATAAACATGGAACTGATATTCTGACATCTTGA